A genome region from Pirellulales bacterium includes the following:
- a CDS encoding response regulator transcription factor encodes MRVLLIEDFELLRDSLATGLREAGFAVDVAAEGKTGLWYATTIDYDVIILDLMLPEIDGLSILKQLRSEGRGTHVLILTAKDTSADRVTGLDAGADDYLVKPFDFAELLARVRALVRRKYDAKSPTISVADLELDTTTRSVRRGGQVVELSAREFALLEFLASRAGQVVSRTEIWEHVYEFNSTADSNVVDAFIRLLRRKIESPDLPKLIHTRRGHGYCLGEKP; translated from the coding sequence ATGCGAGTCTTGTTGATCGAGGATTTCGAGCTGCTGCGAGATTCCCTCGCCACGGGACTGCGCGAAGCAGGGTTCGCTGTGGATGTTGCCGCGGAAGGAAAGACAGGTCTGTGGTATGCCACGACGATTGATTACGACGTCATCATTCTGGACCTGATGCTCCCTGAAATCGACGGACTTTCGATCCTTAAACAGCTGCGTAGCGAGGGCCGGGGAACGCACGTCTTGATTCTGACTGCCAAGGATACCTCGGCCGATCGAGTGACCGGCCTCGACGCCGGAGCCGATGACTACCTGGTAAAGCCGTTCGACTTTGCCGAATTGCTCGCGCGCGTACGCGCCCTGGTGCGGCGCAAGTACGACGCGAAGTCTCCCACGATCAGCGTGGCCGATCTGGAGCTCGATACAACGACGCGCTCCGTTCGCCGCGGAGGGCAGGTCGTCGAGCTGAGTGCCCGAGAATTTGCCTTGCTCGAGTTTCTGGCGTCGCGCGCCGGGCAGGTTGTGTCGCGAACCGAGATTTGGGAACACGTTTACGAGTTCAATTCGACGGCGGATAGCAACGTGGTCGATGCCTTCATCCGCCTGTTACGGCGGAAAATCGAAAGCCCCGATCTGCCGAAGCTGATCCATACGCGGCGTGGCCACGGATATTGCCTGGGGGAGAAACCTTGA